The DNA region GGGCGCGGTATCCCCTTTCTCAAGCGCTTCACCGTGTTCAATATAGAACAATGCGACGGATTGCCTGCCGATATCGCCGTAGCGGCGCCGCGGCTTCCGCCGGACCTTATCGTACCTGCCGCTGAAATGTTAATAGACGCCACTGCCGCGGACTTTCGTATCGGCGGCGCCAGAGCGTACTACAGTCCCAGCCATGATTTCGTGCAGGTTCCACCGCCTCAGGCTTTTTTCGAGCCAATCAACTGGCACCGAACCGCCTTTCATGAGCTGGGCCACTGGACCGGCCACGGCTCTCGGCTGAAGCGGGATCTTACCGGCTCCTTTGGCTCGAAGAGCTATGCTCGCGAGGAGCTTGTCGCGGAGATCACCGGCGCCTTCGTCTGCGCTTCGCTCGGCATCATCCCAACCGTCCGGCACGCCGACTATGTTGGTGCCTGGCTCGAGCTCCTGCGAGAAGACGATCGGGCCATTGTCCGCGCTGCTAGCGCAGCGTCCAAGGCAGCCGACTATTTGATGGCCTTCCTGCCAGCTGCCGAGTCTTCGAGCCGCGCCGTAGGGCAGGCGGCCTGAAATGCCTAGCCCTTCACCCGGCGCCGATGGCAGGCAGAGGGAGAGGTCGGCGGGGGATTGAGTGACGGGAATAGGAGGTCGGGAGAGAGGCTCCCGGCCAGCCCGTCCGGAGATCCAAACAGATGGCGAACTCGGTTCAGAAGATTACCCTCAGCGCCTCGCGAGACATTCCATTCAATCAACTGGTGTTGAGCCAGGCCAATGTCCGTCAGGTCAAGGCAGGCCTGTCCATCGAGCAGCTGGCCGAAAGCATTGCCCAGCGCACGCTCCTGCAGAGCCTCAGCGTGCGGGCCATCGTTGACGGGGAGGGCAAAGAGACCGGCATGTTCGAAGTTCCAGCAGGTGGGCGGCGCTTCCGCGCCCTGGAACTGTTGGTCAAGCAGAAGCGCATGAGCAAGTCCCAGCCTGTGCCATGTGTCATTCGGGACAGCGGCATTGCCGAAGATGACTCCCTGGCTGAAAACATCGAGCGGGCGGACCTGCACCCCCTCGATCAGTTCCGCGCCTTCCTCAAGCTCAAGGAGAAAGGCCTGGGGGAAGAAGAGATTGCCGCCCGTCAGTTCGTCAGCGTCGCCGTCGTCAAGCAGCGCCTCAAGCTTGCAGCGGTTTCGCCGCGCCTGCTCGAGCTTTATGCAGAAGGCGAGATGACTCTCGAGCAGCTGATGGCTTTCACGGTCAGCCATGACCATGATCGACAGCAACAAGTATGGGCGGCCATTGCCGCCGGTTGGAACAAGCAGCCATACTACATCAAGCGGATGTTAACGGAGGGGGCGATCCGAGCTGACGACCGCCGAGCACTCTATGTTGGGGTCGGTGCATATGAGGCCGCTGGTGGCACCATCGTTCGTGATCTCTTCGAGCCCGACAATGGTGGATGGCTCCAAGAACCATCCTTGCTCGAGACCTTGGCTCGCGAGAAGCTCGAGCGTGAGGCCGAGGCAATCAAAACTGAGGGGTGGCTCTGGGTGGAAGCTGCACTCGACTTCCCCTACGGACATGCCGATGGCCTGCGTTCGCTCTGGGGTGAGGCAACCGACCTGACCGCTGACGAGCGCGCC from Devosia sp. RR2S18 includes:
- a CDS encoding ArdC family protein, whose amino-acid sequence is MSQAKPASRQDRSNIYAEITDTIIAELEAGRFPWVQPWGKPGSLSSLDLPRNATTNRPYSGINVLILWGAVFEGGYAKQSWLTFRQAHALGGSVRKGERGTTVVYASRFIPGENRRAVRPSEEGRGIPFLKRFTVFNIEQCDGLPADIAVAAPRLPPDLIVPAAEMLIDATAADFRIGGARAYYSPSHDFVQVPPPQAFFEPINWHRTAFHELGHWTGHGSRLKRDLTGSFGSKSYAREELVAEITGAFVCASLGIIPTVRHADYVGAWLELLREDDRAIVRAASAASKAADYLMAFLPAAESSSRAVGQAA